Within the Burkholderiales bacterium genome, the region GATGCGCTGCGGGAACTTGAGGCGGAGGGGCTTCTGCGGGAGCGCCGCATCCTGGAAAGCGCGCAGGGGGTGCGGGTGCGGGTCGATGGGCGGGAGTACCTCGCCTTCGGCAGCAACGATTATCTGGGGCTTGCCTCCCATCCCGCCCTCATCGATGCCGCCTGCCGGGGGGCGGCGCAATATGGCGTAGGGGCGGGCGCTTCCCATCTCATCGTGGGCCATTCGCAAGCCCACCACCGGCTGGAGCAGGAACTCGCCGCCTTCGTCGGTCTGCCCCGGGCTCTGCTCTTTTCCACCGGCTACATGGCCAATCTGGGCGTGCTCACCGCCCTTCTGGGGCGGGATGACGTGGTCATCGCCGACAAGCTCAATCACGCTTCCCTCAACGATGCCTCGCTATTGTCCCGTGCCCGCTTCCTGCGCTTCAGCCACCTGGACCTCGCCCAGTTGGAACGCACCCTCGCCGCCGTGCGGGGCCGACGCAAGCTGGTGGTGACGGATGCGGTGTTCAGCATGGATGGCGACATTGCTCCGGTCCCCGAGCTGCTCGACCTGTGCGAACGCCATGATGCCTGGCTCATGCTGGATGATGCCCACGGTTTTGGTGTGCTGGGGGCGCAGGGCAGGGGGGTGCTGGAGCATTTCCAGCTTTCTTCGCCGCGCATCATCTACATGGCCACCCTGGGTAAGGCA harbors:
- the bioF gene encoding 8-amino-7-oxononanoate synthase — encoded protein: MVFSALTDALRELEAEGLLRERRILESAQGVRVRVDGREYLAFGSNDYLGLASHPALIDAACRGAAQYGVGAGASHLIVGHSQAHHRLEQELAAFVGLPRALLFSTGYMANLGVLTALLGRDDVVIADKLNHASLNDASLLSRARFLRFSHLDLAQLERTLAAVRGRRKLVVTDAVFSMDGDIAPVPELLDLCERHDAWLMLDDAHGFGVLGAQGRGVLEHFQLSSPRIIYMATLGKAAGVFGAFVAAEESVVQTLLQRARTYIYTTALPPLLACALMASLHLFREEGWRRGKLQSLIHELKNGLRTERWKLRPSSTPIQPLLVGDNRETVWLAETLRREGILVPAIRPPTVPKGQARLRISLSAAHSHEDVRLLCEALHEAEKKL